Genomic segment of Mycolicibacterium sarraceniae:
TCGAGGGTTCGACACAGCTCGGCCACCTGCCGATGGTTGGATGACGACAGCTCGAACGTCGGCAGCACCGATCTGGCGCGCTCAACGAATAATTCGACGGCGTCGTACTGGCCGAACGCCTCCAACGGACAGTCTGGCGCCGGAACCGTCAACGGCAGAATCGGAAAGGTGTGCTCTCCGGGCACTGCGAGCAACTCCCGGCTGGTGGTCAGGATTGTGAGCCGCGGGTTGACCCGCAGGAGGGTGTCCACGAGATCGGCACATGGACCGACCAGCTGCTCGCAGTTGTCCAACACCAACAGCATGCGGCGGTCGCCGATCTGAACAGCCAGCAACTCCGCCGTCCATCGGTGCATCGCGCCGGTCAAACCCATTGCCCCGGCAACCAGTTGGCCGATCAGTTCGCCATCTTGCAAATCGGCCACCGAAACGTAAGCAGTGCCGTCGGGAAAAGCCTGCCGACCCCGGCGGGCTGCCTGCAATGCCAGCCGGGTCTTGCCGGCGCCACCCACACCGGTGACGGTGACCAACCGCGCTCGAGTGAGCAGATTCGACAGCTGCTTTAGTTCACGAGAGCGGCCGACGAAACGACTGGACTCGGCCGGGAGACCGACGCTCGGCGCGTTCCCTGCTGACGAGGCCATAGGTTTTCTGCGGGTCTCCTTCGGAACGGTCCCACCAGTATCGCCCATGGCAGCGGCGACCCGCAGGGCAACGGAGGCAACATCGGTGACAGTTCGGTGCCGAGCGCCGGGGGGAGTCAGCGCAGCGTCGCGCGGTTTCCGCTGTCTGTCGATTTGACCGCGATCGCCGCGCCCAGCGGGTCACCGTCGGTCATCAACGCCAGCAGGGCCGGATCGGTCGTCAGCGCCATGAAGCGGCTGTCATCGGCGTCGAGACGGCCGATGATGACACCGGTGCGCTCCGGCCAGTCATAGCGCACCGAGTAGGTCTCGATCACGCCGGCACCGTTGGCGTTGCGGGTGACCGCCACCTTCGGCAGCGCGGCGATATCGGCCTGCAGTTCCTTGCTGCGGTCAGCCGTCCAGCCGACCGGGGTTGTCGAGTACACGCCCACCGAATACTTGCTCATCACACCGCCGTTGGCGCCCACCAGCCCGAACGCGCCGGGTTTGTCCCGCATCGCGGCGACGGTCTCGGCGATACCGTGCAGCGAATAGCTGTTGCCCGGTCCGCCGAAGTACGGCAGCCCACCGGTGAGGGTGAGTCCGCGCGGATCGTCGGCAGCCAGCCCGAAGTCGTCACACACCACAAAGACCGGGAACGGGAAGCAGCTGTACAGATCGAAGGTGGCCACATCGTCGATGGTGATCCCGGCGCCCCGAAGAGCCTCTGCCACAGCCTGTTTCGACGAGTAGCTGATGCTGACATCTTCGCGGTCCAGCAGATCCTGTTCACGCTGATCGGCATGCCCGTGCAGGTAAACCCACTTCTCTTCGGCAACACCGAGCTTGCGGGCCGCGTCGACTGACATGAGCAGAGCGGCCGCCCCTTGGTTGACGGTGTCACGGGCGACCAGATAACGCGGGTACGGGTCACAGATCATCCGGTTCTCAGCGGTGACCGTCGCCAATTCCTTGACCGAACGCTCCACCGGCGACGACGAAAATGGGTTCTTGGCAGCCACTTTCGATAACGGCGCGAATAGTTCCGCCATCTGGATCCGGTATTCCTCGACGCTGAGACCCAGCCGCGCGCGGCGGGCATTGTCCAGCAGCCCGTACTGCACGGGGGCGCCGGTCAGGCCGTGCTTGGCGGTGTACTCACTCATGTACTGCTCGAAGCCGTAGCCCCGATCATCGAGCTGTCCGCCGACGGTCTCGCTGTGGTCGGGCTTATTGTCTTGACCCGCGAACGTCTTCAGCGTCGAGCCGTTCTCCGAGCCGAGGATCAGCGCCACCTCAATATCGCCCGCCGCGATCTCGCCCGCGAACTCCGTCACCAGCTTCTGGGAGCCGTTGCCACCGATCGATTCGAGCACCGCGCGGGCGGGGTCGGCGCCCACCCGCCGGGCGACCGAGCGGATGTAATTGTCGGAGGCACCCAGCGGCGCGCTGGCATATGGCGTGCAGATCTCGAACTGCCGCAGGCCGGCGAACACCTGGATGGCCTTGGCGACGGCCGCGACGTCGGCCCCGGTGTCAGCCAGTGCGGCCCGGACCGCCTCGGTGGCCAGCTCGACGGCTGACATGCCGCGGTAATCCGGATCATCGATGCGCTCGGTGAACTGCCCGACGCCGACGAGGACAGGAGTGCGCGGATCGACCATAGTTCGACAGGCTAATAGAACACGTTACTGTTTTGCCAACCGGGGCCATCACCCTCGAAAACGACATCAGGGCTGCGATCCGGTGCGGATCACAGCCCTGATGTCGAACTCGCGAAAGAACTACAGCCCGGCGAGGATCTCCCTGGCCAGGGCGGCGGTCTCCGACGGCGTCTTGCCGACCTTGACTCCGGCGGCCTCAAGGGCCTCCTTCTTGCCCTGCGCGGTGCCGGCACCGTCGGAGACGATGGCACCCGCGTGGCCCATGGTCTTGCCCTCCGGCGCGGTGAAGCCGGCGACATACCCGACGACCGGCTTGGAGACATTAGCCTGGATGTAAGCGCCGGCCTTCTCCTCGGCGTCGCCGCCGATCTCGCCGATCATCACGATGATCTTGGTCTCGGGATCGGACTCGAACGCCTCGATGGCGTCGATGTGGGTGGTGCCGATGACCGGGTCGCCGCCGATACCGATGGCGGTCGAGAAGCCGAGATCGCGAAGCTCGTACATCATCTGGTAGGTCAGCGTGCCGGACTTGGACACCAGGCCGATCGGGCCCTTGCCGGTGATGTTGTTCGGCGTGATGCCGACCAGCGACTCACCGGGGGTGATGATGCCGGGACAGTTCGGCCCGATGATGCGGGTCTTCTGCCCCTTCTCGACGTTGTAGGCCCACGCATAGGCGCTGTCCTGCACCGGGATTCCCTCGGTGATGACAACCAGCAGCGGGATCTCGGCGTCGATCGCCTCGATGATGGCGTCCTTGGAGAACGCCGGCGGCACAAAGGCGATCGAGACGTCGGCGCCGGTGGCCTTGATGGCCTCGGCCACCGAGCCGAACACCGGGAGCTCGACGTCGTTGCCGTCCTTGTCCTTATGGGCGACCGTGGTTCCGGCCTTACGTGCGTTGACGCCGCCGACCACCTGGGTGCCGGCCTTCAGCATCAGTGCGGTGTGCTTGGTGCCCTCGCCGCCGGTGATGCCCTGGACGATGACCTTGCTGTCCTTGTTCAGGAAGATAGACATTTGTTGGCTCCCTTACTTGTTGGCCAGCTCGGCGGCCTTATCGGCCCCGGAGTCCATAGTGTCGGCCTGGATCACCAGGGGGTGGTTGGCTTCGTTGAGGATGCGGCGACCCTCTTCGACGTTGTTGCCGTCGAGGCGCACGACGAGCGGCTTGTTCGCGCTGTCACCCAGCTTCTTCAGCGCGCCGACGATGCCGTTGGCGACCGCGTCGCACGCGGTGATGCCGCCGAACACGTTGACGAACACGCTCTTGACCTGGCTGTCGCCCAGGATGACGTCGAGACCGTTGGCCATCACCTCAGCCGACGCACCGCCGCCGATGTCGAGGAAGTTGGCGGGCTTCACGCCGCCGTGCTTCTCGCCGGCGTAGGCGACGACGTCCAGGGTCGACATGACCAGGCCCGCGCCGTTACCGATGATGCCGACCTCACCGTCGAGCTTGACGTAGTTGAGGTCGTTCTCCTTGGCCTTGAGCTCGAGCGGATCGGTGGCGTCCTTGTCCTCGAACTCGGCGTGGCCGGGCTGCCGGAAATCGGCGTTCGCGTCCAGGGTGACCTTGCCGTCCAGCGCCAGAATCTGGTCGTCCGGGGTGCGCACCAACGGGTTGACCTCGACCAGGGTGGCATCCTCACCGACGAAGACCTCCCACAGCTTCTGGATGGTCACGGCGGCGGCGTCAAGCACCTCGGCGGGCAGATGGCCCTGCTCGGCGATCGACCGGGCAAAGGCCAGGTCCACACCGGTGACGGCGTCGACGGGCACCTTGGCCAGCCGCTCGGGCTTGGTGGCGGCAACCTCTTCGATCTCCATGCCGCCCTCGACCGAGCACATCGCCAGGTAGGTCCGGTTGGAGCGGTCGAGCAGGAAAGAGATGTAGTACTCCTCGGCGATGTCACTGGCCTCGGCGACCAGCAACTTCTTCACGATGTGGCCCTTGATGTCCAGGCCGAGGATGTTCGTGGCGTGGGTGTAGGCGTCCTCGGGGGTGGCGGCGTACTTGACGCCACCGGCCTTACCGCGGCCACCCACCTTGACCTGAGCCTTGACCATCACGGGCTTACCGATTTCCTCGGCGATGGCTTTGGCATCCTCCGGGGAGTCGGTGACCCGGCCCGGGGTGGTGGGAACGTTGTGCTTGGCGAACAGTTCCTTCGCCTGGTATTCGAAAAGATCCATTGGCTCACTGTCTGGTCGGCGCTGACTGTTTTGATGACGTTGTATGAGGGAAGTCGCTCCGTGGGGAACTGTATCTAGACGGTTTGGGGTCGCCGTCCTCGCCCACCACTCATGTGGCCCATCTCACCGCGGCACCGAAGTGATTCAACTCACAATCACCGGTGGAATATCGTCATGGGTTGCCACCCTCGTTCCATCTTCGTTAACGTCTTCGGGATCCAGATAACGCTTTGGTCACGACTAAAGGGACTGTGAGTTTTGACGCAGCATCGGCCGGCCCCGACTCCCGTGGGTGATTCTTCGGCCTCGCACGCAAAGACCAGGCCTTTTGGTGGGTCGGCACCGCATTGGCCGGCACCGTCAACCCGGGCTCTGGATCCCGAGCGGCTGGACGTCACCGACATCATCCCGTTCAACGAGTTCGGCGATCTCTGCGATATCGACTTCCGCGAGAGCACCGCGTTCGACTCTCTCCAGGTCGCGCGCTGCCCCGAACTCGACGATCTGCACGACGCGGATGACCTGCAGCCACGCCGGCTGGTCGTGCCTGCCGAGTTCGCCGCCCATGCCGATCGGCACAGCGAAGTCCCGCGCTACGGCAACAGCGAGAACACCGACATCCTGCCGCGCACGCCGCAGCACCGCAGGCAGCCGACCAGTGCCGCCAAGGGCCGCGTGATGATCGCGGCGATGGCCGCCGGTGCCGCGGCGGCCGCCGCCTACACTGCCGTCAAGCCGGCCACTGAGACCACCACACAGACCGTCCTCGCCGCCGCCAAGGCGCCGATGGGCGGCAGCGCCGGCGCGCCACGCGGCGTGCAGCTGATCGTCGTGACGCCGATTGCCGACGCCGCCGTGCACGGCGAGGAACTGGCCAACGGCCAGGCGTTCGCCCAGGAGCGAGCCGAGCGTGAGGCACGTCTGCAGCGGCCGTTGTTCGTCATGCCCACCAAGGGCGTCTACACCTCGGGCTTCGGCTATCGCTGGGGCGCGCTGCACGCCGGTGTCGACCTGGCCGCTCCGATCGGGACCCCCATCGTCGCCGCATCCGATGGTGTCGTCATCGATGCCGGGCCGACCGCGGGCTACGGCGCATGGGTCAAGCTCCGTCATTCCGACGGCACTGTGACCCTCTACGGCCACGTCAACACCTGGACAGTCCAGATCGGTCAACGGGTGTTCGCCGGCGACCAGATCGCCACCGTCGGCAACCGGGGCAACTCGACCGGACCGCATCTGCATTTCGAAGTTCTGCTGTGCGGCACAAACCGGGTCGATCCGGTGCCGTGGCTGGCGCAGCGGGGGCTGTCCGTCGGCCCCTACGTCGGCTGACCCGGTGTGTGAGCCGGACGAACCGCACACCCGCATCATCCGACGCCAGCCGTCGGGACCAATCCTCCAGCCCGATGAACCACGCACCAGCATCATCCGCCGTGCACCGACCGGACCCATTTCGCAGGCGCCCGAACCTGATTCGCGCACTACGAACATTCCGCGGCCACCGGTCGAGGAGGCACCCACCGGGCTCATCCGCCGTGCCACCCCGGTCGCGGTGCCGGCCCGGCCGGGTCCGGTGGGTGTCTCGACCGGACGAACCGCGATCGCGGCCAGCGCCGTCAGCATCGTCGGCGGCTGGGCAACTGCGGTGGTGGCCACCGATCTGATCACCGGATGGTGGGATACCGATCGGCTGTTCTGCGTCGCGGTCGGATTCCTGACTCTGCTGTTCGCGGTCAGCACCATCGCGGGGGTCATCGCGCTGCTGCTGCGTCGCTCGGCCGGCCGTCACCTGATCGCTTTCGGCTCCGTCATCGCGCTACTGACGTTCGGCAGTGTGTTCGTGGCCGGTGCGCGAATCCCATTGGTGATCTATCTGATTCCGGCACTACCGGTGGCCAGCCTGATCCTGGCCATGCACCCCTCGACCCGGCGGTGGTGCCGGCCCCGATGACGCGCCACCCAGATCGCGAGGCCGCACCAGAACAGCAGGGCCACAAGCACGATCGCGCTGAGGATCCCGAACCCGGGCGAGCCCGGTCCATCTGGCTGCCCATGGCCGCGGTCTACAGCTTCTGCAGCGGCGCGTGGTTGTGCATCAATTTGACCCGGCCAGCACTGCCGAAGTCGATCAGCGACATCGCCGACTCCCCCATCCCGGACACTTCCTCGACGCGGCCGAGACCGTACTTGTCGTGGTTGACCCGGTCGCCGGGTTCCAGCACCATCAGCGGACGCTTGCTGCCGCCGGCCGGCCGCATCGGCGATGGACGCGGGGTGCCGAACCGGCCCGCCCCACTGACCGGTGCACTCAACGACGGTGCGGTATCGGTACGGCGCCAGTCGAGAAGATGCTCGGGGATCTCGCGCAGGAAGCGCGACTCCGGATTCAGCATCGGCTGCCCCCACGACGAGCGGACCTTCGCCCGGGTGAGGTAAAGCCGTTGGCGGGCACGGGTTATGCCGACATAAGCCAGCCGGCGTTCCTCAGACAGCTCGCCCGGGTCACCCAGGGCTCGCATGTGCGGGAACATGCCGTCCTCGCACCCGGTGACGAAGACCACCGGGAATTCGAGCCCCTTGGCGGTGTGCAGCGTCATCAGCGTGACCACACCGGCACCGTGCTCGGGCAGCTCATCGGAGTCGGCCACCAGCGACACCCGCTCCAGGAACTCGGCGAGGATGCCGGTCTGCGGGACGTCCTCATCGTCGGGCGCGGCGTCATCGGTCGCGTTATCGTCGAGCGCGGCCGCATTGGCCCGGTCGATACTGAATTCGTGTGCGACGCTGACTAATTCGTTCAGGTTGTCCAGGCGGGCCAGATCCTGCGGATCGCTGGAGGACTCCAGCTCCTTGCGATAGCCGGTGCGGTCCAGAACCGCCTCGACCAGGTCGCCGAGCTCGTCGTCGAGGTTGCCGCGTAAATCGTCGAGCAGCTTGACGAAACTCGCGATCGCCTTCTCCGAGCGAGTGTTCAGCATCGCCACCCGGCCTTCAGCGGCCGCGACCAGCGCGTCAGCGAAGGAGCCACCGGTGTTTTCGGCGTGCACCGCCACACACGCTTCGGCACGGTCGCCGATACCCCGGCGTGGAGTGTTGAGAATGCGGCGCAGGCTGACGGTGTCGCCAGGGTTGTCTAGCACCCGCAGGTACGCGACCATATCGCGAATCTCCTTGCGCTCGTAGAACCGAACGCCGCCGACCACCTTGTACGGGATGCCGGCGCGGATGAACACCTCTTCCACCGCACGTGACGAGTTGTTGGTGCGGTAGAACACCGCGACGTCCCCGAAACTGTATGTCGAGGGGATTCCGCTGCCACCTTCGACAAGCGAATCGATCTCCGTCGCAACAAATCTGGCCTCGTCGTGCTCGTTGTCGGCGACGTAGCCGACGATCAGCTCACCGTCGCCCTCGTCGGTCCACAGCCGCTTCTCGCGCCGGTTGGCGTTACGGGAGATGACGGCGTTGGCCGCGTTCAGGATGTTCTGGGTCGACCGGTAGTTCTGCTCGAGCAGGATCGTGGCGGCGTTGGGGAAGTCGCGTTCGAAATCCTCGATATTGCGGATCGTCGCGCCGCGGAACGCGTAGATCGACTGGTCGGCGTCACCGACGACGCACAGCTCGCTGGGCGGCACCGTGTCAGTGTCCGGGGCAGTCACCCCCACGAGTTCGCGCACCAGCACGTACTGGGCGTGGTTGGTGTCCTGGTACTCGTCGACCAGGATGTGCCGGAACCGCCTGCGGTAGTACTGGGCGATCTGCGGGAAGTTCTGCAGGACCGCCACGGTCTCGCCGATGAGGTCGTCGAAGTCCAGTGCGTTGGCCGCACGCAGCCGCCGCTGGTATTCGCCGTAGACGCTGGCAACGGTGCGGGCCAGGTCATCGGACCCCGGCTCCAGTGCGGCCACCGCATCCTCGGGCACGATGAGCTCGTTCTTGAGGTTGGAGATCGCGTTGGCCAGCAGCCGCGGCGAGTATCGCTTGGTGTCCAGCCCCATGTCCTTGCCGATCATCAGCAAGAGACGACGGGAATCGTCGGCGTCGTAGATCGAGAAGTTCGAGTTCATCCCGGGCAGCAACGACGCCTGGTTGCGCAGGATCCGCACGCAGGTCGAGTGGAACGTCGACACCCACATATTGCGCGCCCGGGGGCCGACCAGGGTGACCACTCGCTCGCGCATCTCGGCAGCCGCTTTGTTGGTGAACGTGATGGCCAGCACCTGGCCTGGCCCGACATCGCACGCTGCCAGCAGGTAGGCGATCCGCCGGGTCAGCACCGCAGTCTTGCCCGACCCGGCGCCGGCCACGATCAACAGCGGCGGGCCCGAGTGCAGCACCGCCTGGCGCTGCTGGGGGTTGAGACCCTCGAGGAGTTCGGCCGCGTCGGCCGGGGGCTTGTAATCAGTCACGTGCACACTCATGTCTGACCCAACTTAGCGCTGTAGGGCGACAGATTTTTGCGAAGCCCGCCATCGGAGTGGCACACTCGGACCGTGCTTTCTTCGCAGCGATTTTTTTACGGGTACCGGTTCGCGGTGCCCGTGGGAATCTAGCTGCTCAACCCGAGAGCCCCGCGGTCCGCATCCGGACCCGGGGCTCGTCTCTTGTGTGAGGCCCGGGCACGAATGAGACCAGACCCACACATGAGGAGAACGAAGCGATGACTCTGAAAATGGTTCCTGAAGCCGAACACGACATCGACAGCCTGCGCGGCGAGATCGACCAGCTCGATGCTGCGATCCTGGCTGCGGTCAAACGCCGCACCGAGGTATCCCAGGCGATCGGCAAGGCCCGGATGGCCTCCGGCGGCACCCGACTGGTGCACAGCCGCGAGATGAAGGTCATCGAGCGCTACAGCGAGCTCGGCCAGGACGGCAAGGACCTGGCGATGTTGCTCCTGCGCATGGGCCGCGGCCGACTCGGGCACTCCTAGCGGACGGCGTCCAATAACCAGGGCGTCAGCCACTTGACCGCATTCGGCGTGGGGTGCACCCCGTCGATGCGGACCTGCACACCGTTGATCTTGTTGGTGTAGCCGCCATTCGGCGCGAGCTTCTTGTTCAGGTCGAGCACGGTGACGTTCTTGCGGTCACTGACGACCTTGCGCAACAAGGTGTTCCACTGATCGACCCGGCTGGGCAAGTCCTCGGGATAGAGGTTGCCGTTGGGCTGCTCACCGTGCCGGTTGTACGGCTCGGTGGTCACCACCACCAGCGCCCCGGTGGAAGTCAGGATGTCCAGCGCGTGGTGCAGCTCGCTCTCGAGGTATTTGTCGAAATCGGGTTGGCCGATATGCGCCCAATTGCCGTTCCACTTGCGGTCGACGGTCTCCCAGCGCCCGACGACCATCAGCACCACATCGGGCTTGTCGTAGGCGATGCGTTGCGCCCAGCGTTCCGGCCAGGCGTCGCACTCGGGTTTCTGCTCGAGGCTCTGCCCGGAGTATTTGTAGGGCCCGCCGCGCACCAGCCCGCACCCGATCGTGGTGCGGTCCAGGAAGCTGATCCCCGGGGTGGGCGGCAGATACCGCATCATCGTCCAGCCGATCGAGTCGCCGAATACCGAGACGGTGTGCTCGCGCGGACCCACATGCGATGGCGCGGCCAGTCGCACCGTTTCGACCGGTGCGACCAGCGCGGCCTGGGTGATGTCGGGACTCGACGGGTCGATGCGGGCGCCGATCGGTACGACGGCCATAGCGACCGCGACAGCCGTGGCCATCGTGGCGGCGGCCAGCCGAAGTTGCGGGACGTGCACCGGGCGCCAGCGTCGCACCGGCCGCTCGATGAGCCACCACGAGCCCACCGCCAAGACCAGCGTCACCACGCAGCGCGCGGCGAACAGCGGAAGGCCCGACCAGTCGGTACGCTCGCCGTTGAGCACCAGGAACACCGGCCAGTGCCAGAGGTAGACGCTGTAGGAGATCACGCCGAGCGCCACCAGTGGCGGGCTGGACAGCACCCACGCCACCGGGCCGTTCTGCTCGATTGCCACCGGCACGATCACCGCAACCGCGGCGACGGCAATCACGATTAACAGGCCGTTGCGGAACTCGGTGGCGCTCCCGGTTGCCACGTGGGTGATCGCTGCCAGCACCGCGACCCCGCCCACCGGCACACCCCAGGCCAGCCAGCGGACCCACCGCGAATGGATCAGGGGTACGCCCGCCATGATCGCCGACCAGTCGCGGACCAGCAGCGCGGCTGCCGCGGCGCCAATCAGCAGTGCCTGGGCGCGAGTATCGGTGCCGAAGTACACCCGGTTCAGCGTGTCACCGGAAGCCATCAGAATCGCCTCGGTCGCCGACGCGGCCGTGCCGACGACGGCGAGGACCAGCACCGCACGCCGGACCGCGACGATCGTCGGTGTCTTCTTGCGGCGGCGCGCGACGAGAGCCAGGAGCACCGCGGCCGCGGCGATCAGCACCGGCCAGATCAGGTAGTACTGCTCCTCAACACCCAGTGACCAGGTGTGCTGCAGCGGCGACGGCGGCGCGCCCTGGCTGAAGTAATCGGTCTGATGCGACACAAAGGCCCAGTTCGCGACCCACAGGAATGCCGCGATCGAGTCATTGCGCAGGCCGCTGACCGCGTCCGGTTCGAACAGGATGCGGCCGGCGATCACCGCGAGCACCATCAGCAGCAGCGCGGGCAGCAGCCGACGGACCCGGCGGCCCCAGAACGCGCCGAGGTCGAGCCGGCCGGTTCGGCCGAGCTCGTCGAGCAGCAATGACGTGATCAGGAATCCGCTGAGAACGAAGAACACGTCGACGCCGATGAACCCGCCTGCGACGCC
This window contains:
- a CDS encoding acetyl-CoA acetyltransferase, which translates into the protein MVDPRTPVLVGVGQFTERIDDPDYRGMSAVELATEAVRAALADTGADVAAVAKAIQVFAGLRQFEICTPYASAPLGASDNYIRSVARRVGADPARAVLESIGGNGSQKLVTEFAGEIAAGDIEVALILGSENGSTLKTFAGQDNKPDHSETVGGQLDDRGYGFEQYMSEYTAKHGLTGAPVQYGLLDNARRARLGLSVEEYRIQMAELFAPLSKVAAKNPFSSSPVERSVKELATVTAENRMICDPYPRYLVARDTVNQGAAALLMSVDAARKLGVAEEKWVYLHGHADQREQDLLDREDVSISYSSKQAVAEALRGAGITIDDVATFDLYSCFPFPVFVVCDDFGLAADDPRGLTLTGGLPYFGGPGNSYSLHGIAETVAAMRDKPGAFGLVGANGGVMSKYSVGVYSTTPVGWTADRSKELQADIAALPKVAVTRNANGAGVIETYSVRYDWPERTGVIIGRLDADDSRFMALTTDPALLALMTDGDPLGAAIAVKSTDSGNRATLR
- the pcrA gene encoding DNA helicase PcrA — protein: MSVHVTDYKPPADAAELLEGLNPQQRQAVLHSGPPLLIVAGAGSGKTAVLTRRIAYLLAACDVGPGQVLAITFTNKAAAEMRERVVTLVGPRARNMWVSTFHSTCVRILRNQASLLPGMNSNFSIYDADDSRRLLLMIGKDMGLDTKRYSPRLLANAISNLKNELIVPEDAVAALEPGSDDLARTVASVYGEYQRRLRAANALDFDDLIGETVAVLQNFPQIAQYYRRRFRHILVDEYQDTNHAQYVLVRELVGVTAPDTDTVPPSELCVVGDADQSIYAFRGATIRNIEDFERDFPNAATILLEQNYRSTQNILNAANAVISRNANRREKRLWTDEGDGELIVGYVADNEHDEARFVATEIDSLVEGGSGIPSTYSFGDVAVFYRTNNSSRAVEEVFIRAGIPYKVVGGVRFYERKEIRDMVAYLRVLDNPGDTVSLRRILNTPRRGIGDRAEACVAVHAENTGGSFADALVAAAEGRVAMLNTRSEKAIASFVKLLDDLRGNLDDELGDLVEAVLDRTGYRKELESSSDPQDLARLDNLNELVSVAHEFSIDRANAAALDDNATDDAAPDDEDVPQTGILAEFLERVSLVADSDELPEHGAGVVTLMTLHTAKGLEFPVVFVTGCEDGMFPHMRALGDPGELSEERRLAYVGITRARQRLYLTRAKVRSSWGQPMLNPESRFLREIPEHLLDWRRTDTAPSLSAPVSGAGRFGTPRPSPMRPAGGSKRPLMVLEPGDRVNHDKYGLGRVEEVSGMGESAMSLIDFGSAGRVKLMHNHAPLQKL
- a CDS encoding acyltransferase family protein, translated to MNGIRGVAVALVLLGHSGIPGVAGGFIGVDVFFVLSGFLITSLLLDELGRTGRLDLGAFWGRRVRRLLPALLLMVLAVIAGRILFEPDAVSGLRNDSIAAFLWVANWAFVSHQTDYFSQGAPPSPLQHTWSLGVEEQYYLIWPVLIAAAAVLLALVARRRKKTPTIVAVRRAVLVLAVVGTAASATEAILMASGDTLNRVYFGTDTRAQALLIGAAAAALLVRDWSAIMAGVPLIHSRWVRWLAWGVPVGGVAVLAAITHVATGSATEFRNGLLIVIAVAAVAVIVPVAIEQNGPVAWVLSSPPLVALGVISYSVYLWHWPVFLVLNGERTDWSGLPLFAARCVVTLVLAVGSWWLIERPVRRWRPVHVPQLRLAAATMATAVAVAMAVVPIGARIDPSSPDITQAALVAPVETVRLAAPSHVGPREHTVSVFGDSIGWTMMRYLPPTPGISFLDRTTIGCGLVRGGPYKYSGQSLEQKPECDAWPERWAQRIAYDKPDVVLMVVGRWETVDRKWNGNWAHIGQPDFDKYLESELHHALDILTSTGALVVVTTEPYNRHGEQPNGNLYPEDLPSRVDQWNTLLRKVVSDRKNVTVLDLNKKLAPNGGYTNKINGVQVRIDGVHPTPNAVKWLTPWLLDAVR
- a CDS encoding M23 family metallopeptidase, whose product is MTQHRPAPTPVGDSSASHAKTRPFGGSAPHWPAPSTRALDPERLDVTDIIPFNEFGDLCDIDFRESTAFDSLQVARCPELDDLHDADDLQPRRLVVPAEFAAHADRHSEVPRYGNSENTDILPRTPQHRRQPTSAAKGRVMIAAMAAGAAAAAAYTAVKPATETTTQTVLAAAKAPMGGSAGAPRGVQLIVVTPIADAAVHGEELANGQAFAQERAEREARLQRPLFVMPTKGVYTSGFGYRWGALHAGVDLAAPIGTPIVAASDGVVIDAGPTAGYGAWVKLRHSDGTVTLYGHVNTWTVQIGQRVFAGDQIATVGNRGNSTGPHLHFEVLLCGTNRVDPVPWLAQRGLSVGPYVG
- a CDS encoding CvpA family protein: MCEPDEPHTRIIRRQPSGPILQPDEPRTSIIRRAPTGPISQAPEPDSRTTNIPRPPVEEAPTGLIRRATPVAVPARPGPVGVSTGRTAIAASAVSIVGGWATAVVATDLITGWWDTDRLFCVAVGFLTLLFAVSTIAGVIALLLRRSAGRHLIAFGSVIALLTFGSVFVAGARIPLVIYLIPALPVASLILAMHPSTRRWCRPR
- the sucD gene encoding succinate--CoA ligase subunit alpha, producing MSIFLNKDSKVIVQGITGGEGTKHTALMLKAGTQVVGGVNARKAGTTVAHKDKDGNDVELPVFGSVAEAIKATGADVSIAFVPPAFSKDAIIEAIDAEIPLLVVITEGIPVQDSAYAWAYNVEKGQKTRIIGPNCPGIITPGESLVGITPNNITGKGPIGLVSKSGTLTYQMMYELRDLGFSTAIGIGGDPVIGTTHIDAIEAFESDPETKIIVMIGEIGGDAEEKAGAYIQANVSKPVVGYVAGFTAPEGKTMGHAGAIVSDGAGTAQGKKEALEAAGVKVGKTPSETAALAREILAGL
- the sucC gene encoding ADP-forming succinate--CoA ligase subunit beta, giving the protein MDLFEYQAKELFAKHNVPTTPGRVTDSPEDAKAIAEEIGKPVMVKAQVKVGGRGKAGGVKYAATPEDAYTHATNILGLDIKGHIVKKLLVAEASDIAEEYYISFLLDRSNRTYLAMCSVEGGMEIEEVAATKPERLAKVPVDAVTGVDLAFARSIAEQGHLPAEVLDAAAVTIQKLWEVFVGEDATLVEVNPLVRTPDDQILALDGKVTLDANADFRQPGHAEFEDKDATDPLELKAKENDLNYVKLDGEVGIIGNGAGLVMSTLDVVAYAGEKHGGVKPANFLDIGGGASAEVMANGLDVILGDSQVKSVFVNVFGGITACDAVANGIVGALKKLGDSANKPLVVRLDGNNVEEGRRILNEANHPLVIQADTMDSGADKAAELANK